A portion of the Toxoplasma gondii ME49 chromosome VIIb, whole genome shotgun sequence genome contains these proteins:
- a CDS encoding zinc finger cdgsh type protein (encoded by transcript TGME49_260870): MPKAASGLSVSDDPLAYMDQLDINTKKLPQYSHVIETSPRVGEPERLVRICRCWQSKKFPYCDDTHKLMMEAGDDVGPFEAKLRDSRGDSGQKLKNVAALREQSRVESPFLSLRRFAAFRGSEIHAPLPGQTATVRARPVVAAALLSAAVGYAVAEAALRRGFGRPSAFLSTEKTEKTVPLSSDVATATLSARYSL; encoded by the exons ATGCCGAAAGCTGCCTCTGGACTCTCAGTGTCGGACGACCCCCTGGCCTACATGGACCAGCTGGACATCAACACCAAGAAACTTCCGCAGTATTCTCAC GTCATTGAAACATCGCCGCGCGTCGGCGAGCCGGAGCGCCTCGTTCGCATCTGCCGCTGCTGGCAGTCGAAGAAATTTCCATACTGTGACGACACTCACAAA ctgATGATGGAAGCCGGCGACGATGTAGGTCCCTTCGAGGCGAAGCTCCGCGACAGTCGCGGCGACAGTGGCCAGAAATTGAAGAATGTTGCCGCTCTGCGCGAGCAGAGTCGCGTGgagtctccctttctttctcttcgtcgcttcgccGCCTTTCGAGGCTCCGAAATCCACGCTCCTCTTCCCGGACAAACGGCGACAGTCCGTGCGAGACCCGTTGTCGCAG cTGCACTCTTGAGCGCCGCTGTCGGTTACGCCGTTGCAGAGGCCGCGCTTCGCCGAGGCTTTGGCCGTccgtctgcttttctttcgaCGGAGAAAACTGAAAAGActgtccctctctcttctgacGTTGCGACCGCCACCCTCTCTGCTCGCTACAGCCTCTAA